A portion of the Desmodus rotundus isolate HL8 chromosome 8, HLdesRot8A.1, whole genome shotgun sequence genome contains these proteins:
- the UCN2 gene encoding urocortin-2 gives MTEWALLVLTALTLGRVLLVPATPLPAFQLPPQNFPQATPCPVATKSPSAGTTGPPTTRSHPSPGPRPGPRITLSLDVPLGLQQILLEQARARASREQAAANARILAHLGRR, from the coding sequence ATGACCGagtgggctcttctggtgctgacgGCCCTGACCTTGGGCAGGGTCCTGCTTGTCCCAGCGACCCCGCTCCCGGCCTTCCAGCTCCCCCCTCAGAACTTTCCCCAGGCCACTCCCTGCCCTGTGGCCACAAAGAGCCCCTCAGCCGGCACCACAGGCCCCCCCACCACTCGgagccaccccagccctggcccccgcccCGGCCCACGCATCACCCTCTCGCTGGATGTCCCCCTTGGGCTCCAGCAGATCCTCCTGGAGCAGGCCCGTGCCAGAGCTTCGAGGGAGCAGGCAGCCGCCAACGCTCGCATCCTGGCCCATCTTGGCCGCCGCTGA